Proteins encoded in a region of the Triticum dicoccoides isolate Atlit2015 ecotype Zavitan chromosome 3A, WEW_v2.0, whole genome shotgun sequence genome:
- the LOC119268182 gene encoding NADP-specific glutamate dehydrogenase-like isoform X1 codes for MNSSMDEINLLRQHQRHQQHHLSVRGIGEEIDLEIDQCEDPTFSGAALEGVTCHHPQDPVVPADDHKSFLIPCSQPGAVDGQPQPTPPQAEERAGMLRLSAHTKKKKKKVVKKWRDEWADTYKWAYVAVHDNTSRIFCTVCKEYGRKHRRNPYGNEGSKNMQMSALEEHNNSLLHKEALRLQSASKEKVQTPEIERPVYVKALSKTAASILESLFKKDPHEAEFIQSIQEVVHSIEPVLVKNSQYVQILERLLEPERCFIFRVPWVDDRGEAHVNRGFRVQFSQALGPCRGGLRFHPSMNLSVAKFLAFEQTLKNALSLYKLGGAAGGSDFDPKGKSEIEVMRFCQSFMDELYRYLGPDQDFPAEDVGVGPREMGFLFGQYRRLSGHFQGNFTGPKIFWSGSSFRTEATGYGLVFFARVVLADMNKELKGLRCVISGSGKIAMHVLEKLLSCEAIPVTVSDSEGYLFDGDGFDYVKYTLIRNIKAQQRSLKEYLKTFPRAKYINDAKPWGEQCDIAFPCASQNEIDQGEALSIISSGCRVLIECSNMPCTGQAVDILRKAKVHVAPAKATAAGGVAVGELELNPEFSLMQWSVEDFENKIQEAVKQTYDRSMKAAQEYGILKENPESLVHGANISAFLNIAQAMTDQGCV; via the exons ATGAACTCGTCCATGGACGAGATCAACCTGCTACGGCAGCACCAGCGACACCAGCAGCACCACCTGTCGGTGCGCGGCATCGGTGAGGAGATCGACCTCGAGATCGACCAGTGTGAAGATCCCACTTTCTCGGGCGCCGCACTCGAGGGCGTGACCTGCCATCACCCTCAAGACCCCGTTGTCCCTGCCGATGACCACAAGAGCTTCCTCATCCCGTGCTCGCAGCCTGGCGCAGTGGACGGCCAACCGCAGCCCACGCCACCGCAAGCAGAGGAACGGGCAGGGATGCTGAGGCTGTCGGCGcataccaagaagaagaagaagaaggtggtcaaGAAATGGCGGGATGAGTGGGCGGACACATACAAGTGGGCCTATGTGGCCGTGCACGACAACACCAGCAGAATCTTCTGCACCGTCTGCAAGGAGTATGGCCGCAAGCATCGCCGGAACCCCTATGGGAACGAGGGGAGCAAGAACATGCAGATGAGTGCGCTAGAGGAGCACAACAATAGCTTGCTGCATAAGGAGGCGCTCCGACTGCAGTCAGCCTCCAAGGAGAAGGTGCAAACTCCTGAGATAGAGAGGCCGGTTTATGTCAAAG CTTTGTCGAAAACAGCAGCTTCAATACTTGAATCTCTCTTCAAGAAGGACCCTCATGAAGCTGAATTTATACAGTCTATACAGGAGGTGGTTCATTCTATAGAACCAGTTTTGGTGAAGAACTCACa ATATGTTCAGATATTGGAGCGTTTATTAGAACCTGAGAGATGTTTTATCTTCAGAGTGCCATGGGTTGATGACAGAGGTGAAGCTCATGTCAATCGAGGTTTCCGTGTGCAGTTCAGTCAGGCTTTAGGTCCATGCAGAGGTGGTCTCCGTTTCCACCCGTCCATGAACTTAAGTGTGGCAAAGTTTTTAGCTTTTGAGCAG ACTCTGAAGAATGCTCTGTCACTATATAAACTTGGAGGTGCTGCTGGAGGGAGCGATTTTGATCCAAAGGGTAAAAGTGAAATTGAG GTAATGCGCTTTTGTCAAAGTTTCATGGATGAGCTGTATAGATACTTGGGCCCTGATCAG GATTTTCCTGCTGAAGATGTTGGTGTTGGTCCAAGGGAAatgggtttcctttttgggcagtaCAGACGCCTTTCTGGTCATTTTCAG GGAAATTTTACAGGGCCTAAGATCTTCTGGTCTGGTTCTAGTTTTAGAACAGAAGCTACTGGATACGGGCTG GTATTTTTTGCACGTGTTGTACTTGCTGATATGAATAAGGAGCTCAAAGGATTAAG ATGTGTGATAAGTGGTTCAGGAAAGATAGCAATGCATGTCTTGGAAAAGCTTCTGTCATGTGAAGCTATTCCTGTTACAGTCTCAG ATTCAGAAGGCTATCTATTTGATGGAGACGGGTTTGATTATGTGAAATATACACTTATAAGGAATATTAAGGCACAACAAAGGAGCCTCAA GGAATACTTGAAAACATTTCCACGTGCCAAATATATCAATGATGCTAAGCCATGGGGTGAGCAGTGTGATATTGCATTCCCTTGTGCATCACAAAATGAAATTGACCAGGGGGAGGCTCTTTCAATAATTAGCTCTGGTTGCCGTGTTCTTATAGAAT GTTCAAACATGCCATGCACTGGTCAAGCAGTTGATATCCTAAGAAAGGCAAAAGTCCATGTTGCTCCAGCAAAGGCAACTGCTGCTGGTGGG GTAGCAGTCGGTGAACTTGAACTGAATCCAGAGTTCAGCTTAATGCAGTGGTCAGTAGAGGATTTCGAGAACAAAATACAG GAAGCAGTAAAGCAAACATATGACAGGTCGATGAAAGCTGCTCAAGAATATGGAATCCTGAAAGAGAACCCAGA GTCTTTGGTGCATGGTGCAAACATATCGGCCTTCCTGAACATTGCACAAGCCATGACTGATCAAGGATGTGTGTAG
- the LOC119268182 gene encoding NADP-specific glutamate dehydrogenase-like isoform X2, translating into MNSSMDEINLLRQHQRHQQHHLSVRGIGEEIDLEIDQCEDPTFSGAALEGVTCHHPQDPVVPADDHKSFLIPCSQPGAVDGQPQPTPPQAEERAGMLRLSAHTKKKKKKVVKKWRDEWADTYKWAYVAVHDNTSRIFCTVCKEYGRKHRRNPYGNEGSKNMQMSALEEHNNSLLHKEALRLQSASKEKVQTPEIERPVYVKALSKTAASILESLFKKDPHEAEFIQSIQEVVHSIEPVLVKNSQYVQILERLLEPERCFIFRVPWVDDRGEAHVNRGFRVQFSQALGPCRGGLRFHPSMNLSVAKFLAFEQTLKNALSLYKLGGAAGGSDFDPKGKSEIEVMRFCQSFMDELYRYLGPDQDFPAEDVGVGPREMGFLFGQYRRLSGHFQGNFTGPKIFWSGSSFRTEATGYGLVFFARVVLADMNKELKGLRCVISGSGKIAMHVLEKLLSCEAIPVTVSDSEGYLFDGDGFDYVKYTLIRNIKAQQRSLKEYLKTFPRAKYINDAKPWGSNMPCTGQAVDILRKAKVHVAPAKATAAGGVAVGELELNPEFSLMQWSVEDFENKIQEAVKQTYDRSMKAAQEYGILKENPESLVHGANISAFLNIAQAMTDQGCV; encoded by the exons ATGAACTCGTCCATGGACGAGATCAACCTGCTACGGCAGCACCAGCGACACCAGCAGCACCACCTGTCGGTGCGCGGCATCGGTGAGGAGATCGACCTCGAGATCGACCAGTGTGAAGATCCCACTTTCTCGGGCGCCGCACTCGAGGGCGTGACCTGCCATCACCCTCAAGACCCCGTTGTCCCTGCCGATGACCACAAGAGCTTCCTCATCCCGTGCTCGCAGCCTGGCGCAGTGGACGGCCAACCGCAGCCCACGCCACCGCAAGCAGAGGAACGGGCAGGGATGCTGAGGCTGTCGGCGcataccaagaagaagaagaagaaggtggtcaaGAAATGGCGGGATGAGTGGGCGGACACATACAAGTGGGCCTATGTGGCCGTGCACGACAACACCAGCAGAATCTTCTGCACCGTCTGCAAGGAGTATGGCCGCAAGCATCGCCGGAACCCCTATGGGAACGAGGGGAGCAAGAACATGCAGATGAGTGCGCTAGAGGAGCACAACAATAGCTTGCTGCATAAGGAGGCGCTCCGACTGCAGTCAGCCTCCAAGGAGAAGGTGCAAACTCCTGAGATAGAGAGGCCGGTTTATGTCAAAG CTTTGTCGAAAACAGCAGCTTCAATACTTGAATCTCTCTTCAAGAAGGACCCTCATGAAGCTGAATTTATACAGTCTATACAGGAGGTGGTTCATTCTATAGAACCAGTTTTGGTGAAGAACTCACa ATATGTTCAGATATTGGAGCGTTTATTAGAACCTGAGAGATGTTTTATCTTCAGAGTGCCATGGGTTGATGACAGAGGTGAAGCTCATGTCAATCGAGGTTTCCGTGTGCAGTTCAGTCAGGCTTTAGGTCCATGCAGAGGTGGTCTCCGTTTCCACCCGTCCATGAACTTAAGTGTGGCAAAGTTTTTAGCTTTTGAGCAG ACTCTGAAGAATGCTCTGTCACTATATAAACTTGGAGGTGCTGCTGGAGGGAGCGATTTTGATCCAAAGGGTAAAAGTGAAATTGAG GTAATGCGCTTTTGTCAAAGTTTCATGGATGAGCTGTATAGATACTTGGGCCCTGATCAG GATTTTCCTGCTGAAGATGTTGGTGTTGGTCCAAGGGAAatgggtttcctttttgggcagtaCAGACGCCTTTCTGGTCATTTTCAG GGAAATTTTACAGGGCCTAAGATCTTCTGGTCTGGTTCTAGTTTTAGAACAGAAGCTACTGGATACGGGCTG GTATTTTTTGCACGTGTTGTACTTGCTGATATGAATAAGGAGCTCAAAGGATTAAG ATGTGTGATAAGTGGTTCAGGAAAGATAGCAATGCATGTCTTGGAAAAGCTTCTGTCATGTGAAGCTATTCCTGTTACAGTCTCAG ATTCAGAAGGCTATCTATTTGATGGAGACGGGTTTGATTATGTGAAATATACACTTATAAGGAATATTAAGGCACAACAAAGGAGCCTCAA GGAATACTTGAAAACATTTCCACGTGCCAAATATATCAATGATGCTAAGCCATGGG GTTCAAACATGCCATGCACTGGTCAAGCAGTTGATATCCTAAGAAAGGCAAAAGTCCATGTTGCTCCAGCAAAGGCAACTGCTGCTGGTGGG GTAGCAGTCGGTGAACTTGAACTGAATCCAGAGTTCAGCTTAATGCAGTGGTCAGTAGAGGATTTCGAGAACAAAATACAG GAAGCAGTAAAGCAAACATATGACAGGTCGATGAAAGCTGCTCAAGAATATGGAATCCTGAAAGAGAACCCAGA GTCTTTGGTGCATGGTGCAAACATATCGGCCTTCCTGAACATTGCACAAGCCATGACTGATCAAGGATGTGTGTAG